One region of Arthrobacter sp. StoSoilB22 genomic DNA includes:
- a CDS encoding globin domain-containing protein: protein MLSEKSRPIIEATLPLVGSRIGTITVDFYNRLFAAHPELLDGLFSRSNQRSGDQQRALAGSIAAFATHLINNPDTLPEKVLSRIAHKHASLGITEDQYGVVYEHLFAAIAADLSEVITPEIAEAWTEVYWLMADALIKLEKDLYAAQANDKMWMPWRVTSKEPAGTDAMTFTLEPADQTPVTAAKPGQYVSVKVQLPDGLRQVRQYSLSGDTGTRRVFTTKLNDGGEVSTALHTGVEPGDVLEISNPYGEITLKEGDSPVILASAGIGCTPTASILRALAQTGTDRQVLVLHAEKTMENWALSGQMKADAATINADLKLWLETPHASAAQGFMSLREVDMPADASLYLCGPLPFMKKIRDEAIDAGIPATRIHYEVFGPDVWLAS, encoded by the coding sequence ATGCTCTCGGAAAAGTCCCGCCCCATCATCGAAGCTACTTTGCCCTTGGTCGGCTCACGGATTGGCACGATCACCGTCGATTTCTACAATCGGCTCTTTGCAGCACACCCCGAATTGCTCGATGGACTCTTCAGCCGATCCAACCAGCGCTCAGGAGATCAGCAGCGGGCACTCGCCGGAAGCATCGCGGCCTTCGCGACCCACCTCATCAATAACCCGGACACACTCCCCGAAAAGGTACTTTCCCGGATTGCCCACAAGCACGCATCCTTGGGGATCACGGAGGATCAGTACGGAGTGGTCTACGAGCACCTCTTCGCAGCCATCGCCGCGGACTTGTCCGAGGTCATCACTCCGGAAATTGCGGAAGCATGGACAGAGGTCTACTGGCTCATGGCAGATGCCCTGATCAAGCTTGAAAAGGATCTCTACGCCGCTCAGGCCAATGACAAAATGTGGATGCCCTGGCGCGTGACCAGCAAGGAGCCTGCGGGCACGGATGCCATGACATTCACCCTGGAACCGGCCGACCAAACTCCGGTGACGGCGGCAAAACCTGGTCAGTACGTCAGCGTCAAGGTCCAGCTTCCCGACGGCCTCCGCCAAGTGCGCCAATATTCACTGTCCGGTGACACGGGCACACGCAGGGTCTTCACCACCAAGCTGAACGACGGCGGTGAGGTATCCACCGCCCTGCACACCGGCGTCGAACCTGGCGACGTCCTTGAGATCTCCAACCCATACGGCGAAATCACCCTTAAAGAAGGAGATAGCCCGGTCATTCTGGCATCGGCGGGCATTGGCTGCACCCCCACGGCGTCAATCCTGCGGGCTCTCGCGCAAACAGGCACCGACCGGCAGGTCCTGGTCCTTCATGCTGAGAAAACTATGGAGAACTGGGCACTCAGCGGCCAGATGAAGGCTGACGCCGCCACCATCAACGCTGATCTGAAGCTCTGGCTCGAAACACCGCACGCCTCGGCCGCCCAGGGTTTCATGTCACTGCGCGAAGTGGACATGCCCGCCGATGCTTCGCTTTATCTTTGCGGACCGCTCCCCTTCATGAAGAAGATCCGCGACGAAGCGATCGACGCCGGGATTCCGGCCACACGCATTCATTACGAAGTGTTCGGTCCGGACGTTTGGCTCGCCAGCTAA
- a CDS encoding Rrf2 family transcriptional regulator, with product MKINAFADVSLRAIMVLAAAPEGTLLTTQAVADAVGTPYNHVSKAMVRLRALGYIDVERGRLGGSRLNESGRRATVGEVLRHLDSRQDPAECQSPTKNCPLINECGLRHAMNRAREAFYTELDSVVIASLPHARQMIPVFQSIGLRPEFRTPATQP from the coding sequence ATGAAAATCAACGCCTTCGCAGATGTCAGCCTTCGCGCCATCATGGTGTTGGCCGCGGCCCCTGAGGGCACACTGCTGACCACCCAAGCGGTGGCCGATGCCGTGGGAACGCCGTACAACCATGTCAGCAAGGCTATGGTTCGCTTGCGTGCACTGGGTTATATCGACGTTGAACGGGGCCGGTTGGGCGGCTCCCGGCTCAATGAGTCGGGGCGGAGGGCCACAGTCGGCGAAGTCCTTCGGCATTTGGACAGCCGGCAGGATCCGGCGGAGTGCCAATCCCCCACCAAGAATTGCCCGCTTATCAATGAGTGCGGCCTGCGGCATGCGATGAACCGGGCCAGGGAAGCGTTCTACACGGAGCTGGATTCCGTGGTCATTGCTTCCCTCCCCCATGCTCGCCAGATGATCCCGGTGTTCCAGTCCATCGGATTGCGCCCGGAGTTCAGGACACCGGCGACGCAACCGTAG
- a CDS encoding phosphomannomutase/phosphoglucomutase — protein sequence MTSEQNKTFDLSASFKAYDVRGIVGETITAEIVEAVGAAFIDVLGLEGETVLVGGDMRPSSPEFSQAFANGAATRGANVQLLDLISTDELYYACGALNAAGATFTASHNPAAYNGIKMSKAGAQPISSESGLKEIQTLAEQYLNTGIIPAAATRGEIGVHDVLKDYSEYLRKLVDLSGSRPLKIVVDAGNGMAGLTTPAVLGDKLLPALPFEIVPLYFELDGSFPNHPANPLEPENLRDLQAAVVKHGADIGLAFDGDADRCFVIDEKGEPVSPSAITGMVARREIARAQAAGEETPVIIHNLLTSKAVPELVAKDGGRAVRTRVGHSFIKAVMAEEGAVFGGEHSAHFYFRDFWNADTGMLAAMHVLAALGEQDGPLSELGRQYEPYVSSGEINSEIEDKAGAVERVRIDFQTEDIDIDHMDGSTFTAKDGSWWFNLRPSNTEPFLRLNAEAKDQATMEKIRDRVLALVRA from the coding sequence GTGACTAGCGAGCAGAACAAGACATTCGACCTCTCGGCTTCCTTCAAGGCGTACGACGTCCGGGGCATCGTGGGGGAAACCATCACGGCTGAAATCGTCGAGGCCGTCGGCGCTGCCTTCATCGACGTCCTGGGCTTGGAAGGTGAAACGGTACTGGTTGGCGGCGACATGCGCCCCTCCTCCCCTGAGTTCAGCCAAGCCTTTGCCAATGGTGCCGCCACGCGTGGCGCGAACGTTCAGTTGCTGGACCTCATCTCAACCGACGAGCTCTACTACGCTTGCGGGGCCTTGAACGCTGCCGGCGCAACGTTTACCGCCAGTCACAACCCCGCCGCGTACAACGGGATCAAGATGTCCAAGGCCGGTGCCCAGCCCATCTCTTCAGAGAGCGGGCTCAAGGAAATTCAGACCCTTGCTGAGCAGTACCTGAATACCGGCATTATCCCCGCGGCAGCCACCCGCGGCGAGATCGGCGTCCACGACGTCCTGAAGGACTACTCCGAGTACCTGCGGAAGCTCGTTGACCTTTCCGGATCCCGTCCCTTGAAGATCGTGGTGGATGCTGGCAACGGCATGGCCGGCCTTACCACCCCGGCAGTACTCGGCGACAAACTCCTCCCGGCGCTGCCCTTCGAAATCGTTCCCCTGTACTTTGAACTCGATGGCTCGTTCCCGAACCACCCGGCCAACCCCCTGGAGCCGGAAAACCTGCGCGACCTGCAGGCCGCTGTCGTCAAGCACGGCGCGGATATCGGCCTCGCGTTCGACGGCGACGCGGACCGCTGCTTTGTCATTGACGAGAAGGGCGAGCCCGTTTCTCCGTCTGCGATCACCGGCATGGTGGCACGCCGTGAGATCGCCCGCGCACAGGCTGCGGGTGAGGAGACTCCGGTGATCATCCACAACCTCCTCACCTCCAAAGCCGTGCCCGAGCTCGTGGCCAAGGATGGAGGCCGTGCCGTGCGGACCCGCGTTGGACACTCCTTCATCAAGGCTGTCATGGCCGAGGAAGGCGCCGTGTTCGGCGGGGAGCACTCCGCACACTTCTACTTCCGGGATTTCTGGAACGCTGACACCGGCATGCTTGCCGCCATGCACGTCCTCGCCGCCTTGGGTGAGCAAGACGGTCCGCTCTCGGAGCTCGGCCGCCAATACGAGCCCTACGTCTCTTCCGGTGAGATCAACTCCGAGATCGAGGACAAGGCCGGCGCAGTCGAACGTGTTCGCATCGACTTCCAAACCGAAGACATCGACATCGACCACATGGACGGCAGCACGTTCACAGCCAAGGACGGCAGCTGGTGGTTCAACCTCCGCCCGTCCAACACGGAGCCCTTCCTGCGCCTGAATGCAGAAGCCAAGGATCAGGCAACCATGGAAAAGATCCGCGACCGCGTCCTGGCTCTGGTCCGGGCCTAG